GATAGGGAATGCATCTGTCCTGGAGCGGCCCGTTCAGTGCGCTGAGCAACCCAGCGTGTCACGCGAGGCAAAGGTGGGCAAGGCGCTGCATGGTTGGGTTCCCCAGTTCCTGCTGATAGCGGCCGCAGCCCTCATAGGGGCGTCGCTCCTGTTCTCATTCTGGGGGATGAACCTCCGCGCTCCGCAGTATCCCGGCGGCTTGAAGGCGCGGATTTACATCACGCACCTGGCAGGCGACATCCAGGAGTTGAACGGCCTCAATCACTACATTGGCATGATGAATCTGAACCAAGCCGCCGCCCTGGAGCGTTCCCTCGCGGTCTATCTCATTCCGACGTTCGCGCTTCTCACGCTGGCCGCGGCGTTTGTCCGGCTGCGCTGGTGGTGGCTGCTGGCGATTCCCGCGCTGGGGTTGCCGGTGGTGTTCATCGCCGACCTCGGCGCATGGCTGTATTACGCGGGGCATGCGCTGGACCCGCGCGCGCCGCTCAGTTCCAGCATCAAGCCGTTCACGCCGCCCGTGCTCGGCGAAGGGAAGATTGGCCAGTTCACTGTTGTCGCCTTCTTTGAGACGGGGTTCTATCTCGTCCTGGCGGCGTCCAGCCTGATAGTGGCGGCGATAGCGCTGCGGTGGCGCGCCGCGGCGTCCCGCCGCGCGGGGTGAACCATGCTGGTGGCCGTGCTGCTGGCGGCTCTCCTGGGTGGCGCGACGCTTGTCGTATCGCCTCAGGGGCCATACACGTCGCTGGCGGCGGCGCTGGCGGCGGCCCGCCCGGGCGACACCGTCGAGGTGCATGGCGGCAGGTATAGTGGCAACTTCGTCATTGATAAGCCCTTGAGCCTCATCGGCATCGGGTCGCCGGTGCTGGACGGCCAGGGAACGGGGACGGTGGTGCATATCACCGCCCCCGATGTTGTTCTAAGGGGCTTCGTTGTCCGGGGCAGCGGCGAGAACCTGGAGCGCGAGGATGCGGGCATCCTGGTCTCGGCCCCCCGCGTACGCCTCGAAGAGAACCGGTTGGAGGATGTGCTCTTCGGCATTGAGGTGCAGGAAGCGCCGGAGGCGGTCCTGCGAGGCAACACTATTGAGGGAAAGGCCCTGCCGGTAGCCCTGAAGGGTGACGCCATCCGGCTCTGGGCCAGCCCGCGCAGCGTGGTGGAGGACAATACGGTCCGGGGGGCGCGGGACCTGCTTTTCTGGTACTCGGACGGGACGACCATTCGCCGCAACCGCGTGACCGACGGTCGCTACGGCCTCCATCTCATGAAGACCAGCGACACGACGATTGAGGGCAACGCTCTGGAGGACAACTCCGTCGGCGTCTACCTCATGTACGCCCGGAACGTCTCGTTGCTGGGGAACACGCTGGCGCGCAACCGTGGGCCGAGCGGCTTTGGCATTGGCCTGAAGGACACGGAGGACGTGGTTGTCCGGGACAATGTGGTGCTGGACAACCGCGTCGGCGTATATATGGATACGTCGCCCAACGCCACGCACACGTTCCGACGAAATGCGTTTGCATACAACGGCGTGGGCGTTGTGGTATTTCCGGACGTGCAGGGCACCACGTTCAGCGAGAACAGCTTCGTGGACAACCTGGAGCAGGTGTCCATCCGGGGCGGCGGTGACCTCAAGGGCAACGCATGGGCTGCGGCGGGCCGGGGCAATTTCTGGAGCGACTACGTGGGATACGACGGCAACGGCGACGGTCGGGGAGACGTGCCCTATCGGTCCGAGAGGCTGTTCGAGGACCTGATGGACAGCTATCCGCTGCTCCGCCTGTTCATCTTCAGCCCCGCGGCGCAGGCGGTGGACACGGCGGCGCGGGCGTTCCCCCTGGTCCAGCCCCAGCCCAAGGTAGTTGACCCGGCGCCGCTGATGCAGCCGATCCTGCCCGCCCTTCTGGCGGAGACGCCGCCCGCGTCACCGCTGCCGCTGCTCGGAGCGTCCCTGCTGCTGACGGGACTCGCCCTGGGCCTGGTGGGTGCGAGTCGCGGCGGGCTCGGGCGCGGACACGCCGTTCGTCGTGGCGCGCAGGTGCGAGAGGAGGCGCCGGTCGTATCCGTTCGCTCGCTCTCCAAACGCTTTGACGGCGTGCAGGCGCTCACGGACGTCAGCTTTACCGTTGCCGCGGGGGAGGCCGTGGCCCTCTGGGGGGCCAATGGCGCGGGCAAGACCACGGTGCTGAAATGCGTTCTGGGCCTTGTGTCATACCAGGGCTTAATTCAGGTGGGCGCGTGGGACGCCGCGCGTCAGGGCAAGCAGGCGCGGCGGCTGTTGGGCTACGTGCCCCAGGACCCGGCCTTCTATCCCGATATGACCGTGGGGCAGACCGTGGAGCTGTTCCGCCGTCTGCGCAAGGTGGATGCGGGGCGTGGGGCGGATGCGCTCCGTACGGTGGGCCTGGAGGACCAGAGGAACAAGGCGGTACGCGCTCTCTCCGGAGGGATGAAGCAGCGCCTGGCCCTGGCCGTGGCCCTCCTGGGCGACCCGCCGGTGCTGCTGCTGGACGAGCCGACGGCGAATCTGGACACAAGTGGCCGCGAGGCCTTTATCGGCCTGCTGAAGACGCTCAAGTCTGAAGGCAAGACCCTTATTCTTACATCGCACCGCT
This genomic interval from Dehalococcoidia bacterium contains the following:
- a CDS encoding cytochrome C, which produces MNVIGNASVLERPVQCAEQPSVSREAKVGKALHGWVPQFLLIAAAALIGASLLFSFWGMNLRAPQYPGGLKARIYITHLAGDIQELNGLNHYIGMMNLNQAAALERSLAVYLIPTFALLTLAAAFVRLRWWWLLAIPALGLPVVFIADLGAWLYYAGHALDPRAPLSSSIKPFTPPVLGEGKIGQFTVVAFFETGFYLVLAASSLIVAAIALRWRAAASRRAG
- the nosD gene encoding nitrous oxide reductase family maturation protein NosD, with protein sequence MLVAVLLAALLGGATLVVSPQGPYTSLAAALAAARPGDTVEVHGGRYSGNFVIDKPLSLIGIGSPVLDGQGTGTVVHITAPDVVLRGFVVRGSGENLEREDAGILVSAPRVRLEENRLEDVLFGIEVQEAPEAVLRGNTIEGKALPVALKGDAIRLWASPRSVVEDNTVRGARDLLFWYSDGTTIRRNRVTDGRYGLHLMKTSDTTIEGNALEDNSVGVYLMYARNVSLLGNTLARNRGPSGFGIGLKDTEDVVVRDNVVLDNRVGVYMDTSPNATHTFRRNAFAYNGVGVVVFPDVQGTTFSENSFVDNLEQVSIRGGGDLKGNAWAAAGRGNFWSDYVGYDGNGDGRGDVPYRSERLFEDLMDSYPLLRLFIFSPAAQAVDTAARAFPLVQPQPKVVDPAPLMQPILPALLAETPPASPLPLLGASLLLTGLALGLVGASRGGLGRGHAVRRGAQVREEAPVVSVRSLSKRFDGVQALTDVSFTVAAGEAVALWGANGAGKTTVLKCVLGLVSYQGLIQVGAWDAARQGKQARRLLGYVPQDPAFYPDMTVGQTVELFRRLRKVDAGRGADALRTVGLEDQRNKAVRALSGGMKQRLALAVALLGDPPVLLLDEPTANLDTSGREAFIGLLKTLKSEGKTLILTSHRFSEVEALCDRVVALNQGRVEFIAAPHDAARSLGLQTEVRLRVDSDVVERAVALLRADGFTASRNGHGVRVRVDARRKLEPLRILEGAGVPVEDMDVGDQPWT